The following nucleotide sequence is from Borrelia coriaceae.
ATATGCCTGAATTCCATGCTTAACATTATCAGAGACAACAACAACACTGGCCTTCAAAAGTTTTTCAGGAGAATAATTTTCAATCGCCTGTTTTAAATAAAATACATTTGTGCCATAATCAATTTTAATTGTATTATCAATTGTAACAATATTTAAAGCTCCTGTTTTTTTAAGAATATCTTCAGAGACAAGCTCAGGACTGAAAACTACAAATCTTAAATTTGTTGAAACAACATCAAACTCTTTAATATTATCAAGACCCCCAAGACCCTGAGATATCAGATGAGCAACCCCCATCCCTTCAACTTCCCCTTCACTACCAACAAAAAATGGCTCATCAACGCCAAAAATCTGAAAATCAAAATAATTATAAAGCCATTTAAAAGTAAAATAATACAAAACAAAAAATGTCAATCCTAATGGTAATAAATAAATCCAATTTGTCTTGGCATGCCCTTGTAATATTCCAAACATAAAGAAATCAAAAAATCCAGAAGAAAAAGTAACCCCAACTGTAATATCAAATATATTAGCAAGCAACAATGCAAAGCCCGTATAAATAGCATGTATAAAATAAAGCAAAGGTGCTGTAAAAACAAAAAGAAATTCCAAAGGTTCTGTAATTCCAGTCAAAAAAGCTGCAAAAGCCCCAGAAAATAATAATGATACGATCTTACTCTTATCATTATGAATGATTCCTCTATAAACCCCTAATGCTGCACCAGGAAGTCCAAACATAATAGAGAGATAAAATCCACTATTAAACCTAGAAAGGCTTGAAGAAAATTTAGTAAGATATGGATCTGTCAACTGAGCATAGAATATATTCTGAATACCACCAACAACTTGACCATTAACCACCTCAGTTCCCCCTAAAGAAGTAAAATTAAAAGGAAAAGTAAGGATAGAATGAAGACCTAAAGGAATGAGCATTCTATTTAAAAACCCATAAAGAAAACTATCGAAATAATTAAACTTAGAAATAAAGGCTCCAAAAGAAACAATAAATCCATTAAAATTAGGCCAAATTAAAACGAATATTACCCCCAATAAAATACAAAAAGGTAAAATTACTATGGGAACAAACCGAAAACCAGAAAGAAAGTTCAAAGGTCCAGGCAACTCAATAAAATAAAATTTATTATGCAAATACCCGACTAAAAGTCCAACTGATAAAGCACCCAAAATGCCTGTATTTAAAGTTTGAATTCCCATAAAATTTATTTGACCAACAGAAGACATCAAACCAGGCTCAACAAGTTTTGAGAATACATCTAAAAAATAATTTTCAGTCACATTAAAAATCAAATACCCAACAAGAGCTGAGAGTGCAGCTGGACCTTTTTGAACTCTAGCAACACCAACAGTAATCCCTACAACAAAAATCAATGGAATATTTGAGATGATCATACTACTTACATTCTTAATAAGTCCTAAAATAACTTTAAAAACAACATTGTCAACATAAAATAAACTAGAAGGATTTAGCAATACAGATCCGATTCCAAGCATCAAACAAAAAATTGTCACAACAGAAAGTGGTAATCTCACTGCATTAGAAAACTTTTGCAAATTAGCAAATCTAAAAACTTTTAAAAAACTTATCACACTAGACCTCTCCACTCAAAAACTTAAGACAATATCATTATATAGCTTTTTTACAAAAAGTTAGGTATTAATAATAAAAAATTATGCAAGAACGTCAATTTGGGCTTAAGTTCAATATTAAATTATTTTTAATAACTTGATTTATGTCATTTTTTGCACTAATATACCTAAAATAAATAAACACAAACAAATATTTTCAAAATAAAAAGGACATATGAAAAAATAAGCTTATGCTAAAAAAAAATAAAAAACAAAACTTACACAATACTTTAATACCAGAAAATGAATTGTTTAGCTCAATATCTCACCTAGTTGGCATTATCTTATCAATAATAGGAACAACAATTCTTATTAC
It contains:
- a CDS encoding PTS transporter subunit EIIC, with the protein product MISFLKVFRFANLQKFSNAVRLPLSVVTIFCLMLGIGSVLLNPSSLFYVDNVVFKVILGLIKNVSSMIISNIPLIFVVGITVGVARVQKGPAALSALVGYLIFNVTENYFLDVFSKLVEPGLMSSVGQINFMGIQTLNTGILGALSVGLLVGYLHNKFYFIELPGPLNFLSGFRFVPIVILPFCILLGVIFVLIWPNFNGFIVSFGAFISKFNYFDSFLYGFLNRMLIPLGLHSILTFPFNFTSLGGTEVVNGQVVGGIQNIFYAQLTDPYLTKFSSSLSRFNSGFYLSIMFGLPGAALGVYRGIIHNDKSKIVSLLFSGAFAAFLTGITEPLEFLFVFTAPLLYFIHAIYTGFALLLANIFDITVGVTFSSGFFDFFMFGILQGHAKTNWIYLLPLGLTFFVLYYFTFKWLYNYFDFQIFGVDEPFFVGSEGEVEGMGVAHLISQGLGGLDNIKEFDVVSTNLRFVVFSPELVSEDILKKTGALNIVTIDNTIKIDYGTNVFYLKQAIENYSPEKLLKASVVVVSDNVKHGIQAYIEMKEDDKLEKQGSVGKLYKVNKDDGDN